The Desulfurella sp. DNA segment AAAGTATTTCAAATGATAATTTTGTATTAACTGATGCTGGCATTGCACTTCAGACTATTCTTTTAAAAAGCGTTGAAATGGGTCTTGGCGGATGTACAATAGCTGCTATAGACAAACCCAGGCTTTCTTCTATACTAAACTTAAAAGAGAACTTAGAAATACTTTATGTTGTAGCAATTGGAAAGCCTGCAGAAACAATAGAAATTGTCGATGTCAGAGACGATATAAAATATTACAGAATAAATGATATACACTATGTACCAAAAAGAAGCCTTTCTGAACTAATTTATGCAATTATAGAATAGATTTTGCTACTAAAATTGAAGGGGTATCAAATGCTTAATGAAAAAACTATATTATTAACTGGCGGTACTGGTTCTTTTGGTAAAGCATTCACAAAAGCAATATTAAAATCATACAAGCCAAAAAAGTTAATCATATACTCAAGAGATGAGTATAAGCAATTTCTTATGCAAAAAGAATTCCTTCAGTTTGATGGTGTTTTAAGATTTTTCATAGGCGATGTAAGAGATAAAGATAGACTCTATAGGGCACTTGATGGAGTTGATATTGTAATACACGCAGCAGCACTAAAACAGGTGCCTACAGCAGAGTATAATCC contains these protein-coding regions:
- a CDS encoding nitroreductase family protein, encoding MLDELIKKNRSYRRFAQLTLDCNTLKKILEVLRFIPSAKNAQPLKYIASCNKEKNEQIFSTLKWAGYLTDWDGPDKNQRPSSYIVILQDKSISNDNFVLTDAGIALQTILLKSVEMGLGGCTIAAIDKPRLSSILNLKENLEILYVVAIGKPAETIEIVDVRDDIKYYRINDIHYVPKRSLSELIYAIIE